One genomic window of Lysobacterales bacterium includes the following:
- a CDS encoding GNAT family N-acetyltransferase yields the protein MSPFRIVDADYAADLERLRAVREPVFVLEQQVPIELEWDDLDPLSRHVLALDDQGRAIATGRLTPERKIGRMAVLADWRGRGVGAAVLERLIAIARVEGLPAVELHAQESAIGFYQRYGFLAHGEPFDEAGIRHRHMRLVL from the coding sequence ATGTCGCCGTTCCGCATCGTCGACGCCGACTACGCCGCCGACCTGGAGCGCCTGCGCGCGGTGCGCGAGCCGGTGTTCGTGCTCGAACAGCAGGTGCCGATCGAACTGGAGTGGGACGACCTCGACCCGCTGTCCCGTCATGTACTGGCGCTCGACGACCAGGGCCGGGCGATCGCCACCGGCCGGCTGACACCGGAACGGAAGATCGGGCGGATGGCGGTGCTGGCCGACTGGCGCGGCCGCGGGGTCGGCGCGGCGGTGCTGGAGCGGCTGATCGCGATCGCCCGCGTGGAGGGCCTGCCGGCGGTCGAGCTGCATGCCCAGGAATCGGCGATCGGCTTCTACCAGCGTTACGGTTTCCTGGCCCATGGCGAGCCCTTCGACGAGGCCGGCATCCGACACCGGCACATGCGCCTGGTGCTCTGA
- a CDS encoding class II fumarate hydratase has product MSGFRTERDSMGELRVPADALYGAQTQRAVQNFAISGLAMPRDFIRALGLVKSACAQANADLGHLKPALAKAIRKAAAQVADGELDGHFPIDVFQTGSGTSSNMNANEVIAHVASGPRLKVHPNDHVNMGQSSNDVIPTAIQVSAVLAATGALLPALKHLKATIDRRARELRKVVKTGRTHLMDAMPVTFGQELGAWSAQVASGMARIDDALVRVRRLPQGGTAVGTGVNADAKFGAKVAAELKKLTGQRFEAAANLFEGIASQDAAVDLSGALNTLACSLMKIANDLRWMNSGPLAGLGEIELPALQPGSSIMPGKVNPVIPEAMAMVCAQVIGNHATITVAGQSGNFQLNVMLPVVALNLLQSINLLANASRALADQAIAGFKVRHDVIAGALERNPILVTALNPVIGYEKGAATAKQAYKEGRPIKDVARETTGMSKSELDRLLDPLALTRGGVGGGSAGG; this is encoded by the coding sequence ATGAGCGGATTCCGCACCGAGCGCGACAGCATGGGCGAGCTGCGCGTTCCCGCCGACGCCCTGTACGGCGCCCAGACCCAGCGCGCCGTGCAGAACTTCGCGATCTCCGGCCTTGCCATGCCGCGCGACTTCATCCGCGCCCTGGGCCTGGTCAAGTCGGCCTGCGCCCAGGCCAATGCCGACCTCGGCCACCTCAAGCCAGCCCTGGCCAAGGCGATCCGCAAGGCCGCCGCACAGGTCGCCGACGGCGAGCTGGACGGCCACTTCCCGATCGACGTGTTCCAGACCGGCTCTGGCACCTCCTCGAACATGAACGCCAACGAGGTGATCGCCCACGTCGCCAGCGGCCCGCGCCTGAAGGTGCATCCCAATGACCACGTCAACATGGGCCAGAGCAGCAACGACGTGATCCCCACCGCGATCCAGGTGTCGGCGGTGCTGGCCGCGACCGGCGCCCTGCTGCCGGCGCTCAAGCACCTGAAGGCGACCATCGATCGGCGCGCCCGCGAACTGCGCAAGGTGGTCAAGACCGGCCGCACCCACCTGATGGACGCGATGCCGGTGACCTTCGGCCAGGAGCTCGGCGCCTGGTCCGCACAGGTCGCCTCCGGCATGGCGCGCATCGACGACGCCCTGGTCCGGGTGCGCCGGCTGCCGCAGGGCGGCACCGCGGTCGGCACCGGCGTCAATGCCGATGCGAAGTTCGGCGCGAAGGTCGCCGCCGAACTGAAGAAGCTGACCGGGCAGCGTTTCGAGGCCGCCGCCAACCTGTTCGAGGGCATCGCCAGCCAGGATGCCGCGGTCGACCTGTCCGGCGCCCTCAACACGCTGGCCTGTTCGCTGATGAAGATCGCCAACGACCTGCGCTGGATGAACTCCGGGCCGTTGGCCGGCCTGGGCGAGATCGAGCTGCCGGCCCTGCAGCCGGGCAGTTCGATCATGCCCGGCAAGGTCAACCCGGTGATCCCCGAGGCGATGGCGATGGTCTGCGCCCAGGTGATCGGCAACCACGCCACCATCACCGTGGCCGGCCAGAGCGGCAACTTCCAGCTCAACGTCATGCTGCCGGTGGTGGCGCTCAACCTGCTGCAGTCGATCAACCTGCTGGCCAACGCCAGCCGGGCCCTGGCCGACCAGGCGATCGCCGGCTTCAAGGTGCGCCACGACGTCATCGCCGGCGCCCTGGAGCGCAACCCGATCCTGGTCACCGCGCTGAACCCGGTGATCGGCTACGAGAAGGGCGCGGCCACCGCCAAGCAGGCCTACAAGGAAGGCCGGCCGATCAAGGACGTCGCCCGCGAGACCACCGGCATGTCGAAGTCCGAACTGGACCGCCTGCTGGACCCGCTGGCGCTGACCCGTGGCGGCGTCGGCGGCGGGTCGGCCGGCGGCTGA
- a CDS encoding 2-oxoglutarate dehydrogenase E1 component: protein MDAKQRQAFAASSQLGTGNAAWVDALYEQYLADPASVADAWRRHFESLAVPAGETPHGPIQQALAEGARLRRAAAPVDDAHARRQAGVLRLVTAYRSRGHVAADIDPLGLWQKPSVPDLSLAFHGLDESDLDTEFDTGSLAAPQRLRLRSMVDLLQRTYTGSIGAEFMHITDAQQRRWWYERLERTGGHFGFDGEQRKRLLFKLTQAEGLERYLHTKYVGQKRFSLEGGDSLIPLMDVLVRKAGAARVREMVIGMAHRGRLNVLVNTLGKPPQQLFAEFEGRHAGPTDPARSGDVKYHMGFSSDVRTPDGTVHLALGFNPSHLEIIDPVIAGSVRARQTRRGDATREQVLPVLLHGDAAFAGQGVVMELFNMSQARGFAVGGTVHVVINNQVGFTTSRPDDARSTLYCTDVAKMVNAPVLHVNGDDVEAVAFCAQLAFEYRQQFKRDVVIDLVCYRKHGHNEADEPAATQPLMYQTIRAHASTRERYAKALADAGVLGADEAKSLVDDYRDRLDRGEVTVELADGSEADEHAVDWSPYLDHRLGEPLDTAVPRERLVELAETITAVPADHPLHARVGKIYEDRRRMTAGELPMDWGYAENLAYASLLAEGGKLRLVGQDSGRGTFFHRHAVLHNQQTGEALLPLRAVAARREDVQIHDSVLSEEAVLAFEYGYATADPQTLVIWEAQFGDFVNGAQVVIDQFLSSGEAKWGRLCGLAMFLPHGYEGQGPEHSSARLERFLQLCALDNMQVCVPTTPAQMFHMIRRQLLQRARKPLIVMTPKSMLRHKLSVSTLDELAQGGFQTLIPDSSAADPKKVKRVVVCSGKVYYDLLEAAGKDGPGNVALVRVEQLYPFPRELLVAELRRFGAAREVVWCQEEPMNQGAWYQIRHHLEHCIGQGQPKAALHYAGRGRSPAPACGHLSTHTAEQAALVAQALTGSFDGDTGAE, encoded by the coding sequence GTGGACGCCAAGCAGCGACAGGCCTTTGCGGCCTCCTCCCAACTGGGCACAGGCAACGCGGCCTGGGTAGATGCCCTTTACGAACAATATCTTGCCGATCCAGCCTCGGTGGCCGACGCCTGGCGCCGGCACTTCGAATCGCTGGCTGTGCCGGCCGGCGAGACCCCGCACGGACCGATCCAGCAGGCCCTGGCCGAAGGCGCCCGGCTGCGCCGCGCCGCGGCGCCGGTCGACGACGCCCATGCCCGCCGCCAGGCCGGCGTCCTGCGCCTGGTCACCGCCTACCGCTCGCGCGGCCACGTCGCCGCGGACATCGATCCCCTGGGCCTGTGGCAGAAGCCGTCGGTGCCGGACCTGTCGCTGGCCTTCCACGGCCTGGACGAATCCGACCTCGATACCGAGTTCGACACCGGTTCGCTGGCGGCGCCGCAGCGCCTGCGCCTGCGCTCCATGGTCGACCTGCTGCAGCGCACCTACACCGGCAGCATCGGCGCCGAGTTCATGCACATCACCGACGCCCAGCAGCGGCGCTGGTGGTACGAGCGCCTGGAGCGCACCGGCGGCCACTTCGGCTTCGACGGCGAGCAACGCAAGCGGCTGCTGTTCAAGCTGACCCAGGCCGAGGGCCTGGAGCGCTACCTGCACACCAAGTACGTCGGCCAGAAGCGCTTCTCGCTGGAGGGCGGCGACAGCCTGATCCCGCTCATGGACGTGCTGGTGCGCAAGGCCGGCGCCGCGCGGGTGCGCGAGATGGTGATCGGCATGGCCCATCGCGGCCGCCTGAACGTCCTGGTCAACACCCTGGGCAAGCCGCCGCAGCAGCTGTTCGCCGAGTTCGAGGGCCGCCATGCCGGTCCCACCGACCCGGCGCGCTCCGGCGACGTCAAGTACCACATGGGCTTCTCCTCGGACGTCCGCACGCCGGACGGCACCGTGCACCTGGCGCTGGGCTTCAACCCCTCGCACCTGGAGATCATCGACCCGGTGATCGCCGGCAGCGTGCGCGCCCGTCAGACGCGGCGCGGCGATGCGACCCGCGAGCAGGTGCTGCCCGTGCTGCTGCACGGCGACGCCGCCTTCGCCGGCCAGGGCGTGGTCATGGAGCTGTTCAACATGTCGCAGGCGCGCGGCTTCGCGGTCGGCGGCACCGTGCACGTGGTGATCAACAACCAGGTCGGCTTCACCACCAGCCGGCCGGACGATGCCCGCTCGACCCTGTACTGCACCGACGTCGCCAAGATGGTCAACGCGCCGGTGCTGCACGTGAACGGCGACGATGTCGAGGCGGTCGCGTTCTGCGCGCAGCTGGCCTTCGAGTACCGCCAGCAGTTCAAGCGCGACGTGGTGATCGACCTGGTCTGCTACCGCAAGCACGGCCACAACGAGGCCGATGAGCCGGCCGCCACGCAACCGCTGATGTACCAGACCATCCGTGCCCATGCCAGCACCCGCGAGCGCTACGCGAAGGCGCTGGCCGACGCCGGCGTGCTCGGCGCCGACGAGGCGAAGTCCCTGGTCGACGACTACCGCGACCGCCTGGACCGCGGCGAGGTGACGGTCGAGCTGGCCGACGGCAGCGAGGCCGACGAGCACGCGGTGGACTGGTCGCCCTACCTCGACCACCGGCTCGGCGAGCCGCTCGACACCGCCGTCCCGCGCGAGCGCCTGGTGGAACTGGCCGAGACCATCACCGCGGTGCCGGCCGACCATCCGCTGCATGCGCGGGTCGGCAAGATCTACGAGGACCGCCGCCGGATGACCGCCGGCGAGTTGCCGATGGACTGGGGCTATGCGGAGAACCTGGCCTACGCCAGCCTGCTTGCCGAGGGCGGCAAGCTGCGCCTGGTCGGCCAGGACTCCGGGCGCGGCACCTTCTTCCACCGCCACGCCGTGCTGCACAACCAGCAGACCGGCGAGGCGCTGCTGCCGCTGCGCGCGGTCGCGGCGCGCCGCGAGGACGTGCAGATCCACGATTCGGTGCTGTCCGAGGAGGCCGTCCTGGCCTTCGAATACGGCTATGCCACCGCCGATCCGCAGACCCTGGTGATCTGGGAGGCGCAGTTCGGCGACTTCGTGAACGGCGCCCAGGTCGTCATCGACCAGTTCCTGTCCTCGGGTGAGGCCAAGTGGGGACGCCTGTGCGGCCTGGCGATGTTCCTGCCGCACGGCTACGAAGGACAGGGACCGGAGCACAGCTCCGCCCGCCTCGAACGCTTCCTGCAGCTTTGCGCGCTGGACAACATGCAGGTCTGCGTGCCGACCACCCCAGCGCAGATGTTCCACATGATCCGCCGCCAGCTCCTGCAGCGGGCACGCAAGCCGCTGATCGTGATGACCCCGAAGTCGATGCTGCGGCACAAGCTGTCGGTCTCGACGCTCGACGAGCTGGCGCAGGGCGGCTTCCAGACCCTGATCCCCGACAGCAGCGCCGCGGATCCGAAGAAGGTCAAGCGGGTCGTGGTGTGCTCGGGCAAGGTCTACTACGACCTGCTGGAGGCCGCGGGCAAGGACGGTCCCGGCAATGTCGCCCTGGTCCGCGTCGAGCAGCTCTATCCGTTCCCGCGCGAGCTGCTGGTGGCGGAGCTGCGCCGCTTCGGCGCCGCCCGCGAAGTCGTTTGGTGCCAGGAGGAGCCGATGAACCAGGGTGCCTGGTACCAGATCCGCCACCACCTCGAGCACTGCATCGGCCAGGGCCAGCCCAAGGCGGCACTGCACTACGCCGGACGCGGACGCTCGCCGGCGCCGGCCTGCGGCCACCTGAGCACCCACACCGCGGAACAGGCGGCGCTGGTGGCGCAGGCGCTGACCGGCAGCTTCGACGGCGACACCGGCGCGGAATGA
- the murA gene encoding UDP-N-acetylglucosamine 1-carboxyvinyltransferase, with product MDKILIAGGAPLAGDVTISGAKNAVLPILAAILLADEPVRLANVPHLRDVTTMVELLGRMGMGFEIGDGMRIEADPRPVANHVAPYDLVRTMRASILVLGPLLARFGEAEVSLPGGCAIGSRPVDEHIHGLRRLGATIEVEGGYIKARCDRLRGARVVMNVVSVTGTENILMAACLARGTTVIENAAQEPEVSDLAHCLVRMGARIDGIGTANLVVEGVDRLGGCDYQVLPDRIETGTFLVAGAITRGRVTARNARPDTLDPVLVKLEEAGATIDTGPDWIRLDMAGRRPRAVDISTAPHPAFPTDMQAQFTALNCAAEGVGVISENVFENRFMHVHELRRLGADIRLEGNTAIVRGVEQLSGAPLMATDLRASAGLVLAGLVAQGETLVDRIYHLDRGYENIEEKLGALGARIRRVS from the coding sequence ATGGACAAGATCCTGATCGCCGGCGGCGCGCCGCTGGCCGGCGACGTCACCATTTCCGGCGCCAAGAACGCCGTGCTGCCGATCCTGGCCGCGATCCTGCTCGCCGACGAACCGGTGCGCCTGGCCAACGTCCCTCACCTGCGCGACGTGACCACCATGGTCGAGCTCCTCGGGCGCATGGGCATGGGGTTCGAGATCGGCGACGGCATGCGGATCGAGGCGGACCCGCGGCCGGTCGCCAACCACGTCGCGCCCTACGACCTGGTGCGCACCATGCGGGCCTCGATCCTGGTCCTGGGCCCGCTGCTGGCGCGCTTCGGCGAGGCCGAGGTCTCCCTGCCGGGCGGCTGCGCGATCGGCTCCCGGCCGGTGGATGAGCACATCCATGGCCTGCGCCGGCTCGGCGCCACCATCGAGGTCGAAGGCGGTTACATCAAGGCGCGATGCGATCGTCTCAGGGGCGCGCGCGTGGTCATGAACGTGGTCAGCGTGACCGGCACCGAGAACATCCTGATGGCCGCCTGCCTGGCGCGCGGCACCACGGTGATCGAGAACGCCGCGCAGGAGCCTGAAGTGTCCGATCTGGCGCACTGCCTGGTCCGCATGGGTGCGCGCATCGACGGCATCGGCACGGCCAACCTCGTGGTCGAAGGCGTCGACCGGCTCGGCGGCTGCGATTACCAGGTGCTGCCCGACCGCATCGAGACCGGCACCTTCCTGGTCGCCGGAGCGATCACACGTGGCCGGGTCACCGCACGCAATGCCAGGCCGGACACCCTCGATCCGGTGCTGGTGAAGCTGGAGGAGGCGGGTGCGACGATCGACACCGGTCCGGATTGGATCCGTCTCGACATGGCCGGCCGCCGTCCGCGCGCTGTCGACATCAGCACCGCCCCGCACCCTGCCTTCCCGACCGACATGCAGGCGCAGTTCACCGCGCTCAACTGCGCGGCAGAAGGCGTGGGCGTGATCTCCGAGAACGTCTTCGAGAACCGCTTCATGCACGTCCACGAGTTGCGCAGGCTGGGCGCGGACATCCGCCTGGAAGGCAACACCGCGATCGTCCGGGGCGTCGAACAGCTCAGCGGCGCCCCCCTGATGGCGACCGACCTGCGCGCCTCTGCCGGGCTGGTGCTGGCCGGGCTGGTCGCGCAGGGCGAGACCCTGGTCGACCGCATCTACCACCTCGATCGTGGCTACGAGAACATCGAGGAGAAGCTGGGGGCACTTGGTGCGCGCATCCGGCGTGTGAGCTGA
- a CDS encoding cupin domain-containing protein produces the protein MATRRGEKELQVDGRELPPLGMSPAAFLRNYWQKRPLLVRNAFPGLRPPISADELAGLACEPYALSRLVVHDAGHDQWTVETGPFEESRFADLPEEDWTLLVQDVDKWDRDVAGLLEHFRFLPDWRIDDIMVSFAAPGGSVGAHVDQYDVFLLQASGHRHWMIDTRVDAPLAFRPDQPLKLLESFDPDEEWLLGPGDMLYLPPGMPHHGVAMGETPCLTCSIGLRAPSLAELTVDFAESLAEQLPESLRYADPDLAPAREPGRIDAAALARVEALLHQALASDGPGRAEWFGRFITRYRSAGLAAPRPRPLTPAAFDKRLTGRGVLLRHPLSRFAFLPRGRQARLFVAGESHPAPLALARRLCVPEPLALSEVAALDEDGRALVRTLVNAGHLEFGR, from the coding sequence ATGGCCACAAGGCGCGGCGAGAAGGAACTGCAGGTCGACGGCCGCGAGCTGCCGCCCCTGGGCATGAGCCCGGCCGCGTTCCTGCGCAACTACTGGCAGAAGCGGCCGCTGCTGGTGCGCAACGCCTTCCCCGGCCTGCGCCCGCCGATCAGCGCCGACGAGCTGGCCGGCCTCGCCTGCGAGCCGTACGCGCTGTCCCGCCTGGTGGTGCACGACGCCGGGCACGACCAGTGGACGGTGGAGACCGGTCCGTTCGAGGAGTCGCGTTTCGCCGATCTCCCCGAGGAGGACTGGACCCTGCTGGTCCAGGACGTCGACAAGTGGGACCGCGACGTCGCCGGACTGCTCGAACATTTCCGCTTCCTGCCGGATTGGCGGATCGACGACATCATGGTCAGCTTCGCAGCGCCGGGCGGTTCGGTCGGCGCCCATGTCGACCAGTACGACGTTTTCCTGCTTCAGGCCAGCGGCCACCGGCACTGGATGATCGACACCCGCGTCGACGCCCCGCTGGCGTTCCGGCCCGACCAGCCGCTCAAGCTGCTGGAATCCTTCGATCCGGACGAGGAGTGGCTGCTCGGCCCCGGCGACATGCTCTACCTGCCGCCCGGCATGCCGCACCACGGCGTCGCCATGGGCGAAACGCCCTGCCTGACCTGTTCGATCGGCCTGCGGGCGCCCTCGCTGGCCGAGCTGACGGTGGATTTCGCCGAATCGCTGGCCGAGCAGCTGCCCGAATCGCTGCGCTATGCCGATCCCGACCTTGCCCCGGCCCGCGAACCGGGGCGCATCGACGCCGCCGCCCTGGCCCGGGTCGAGGCCCTGCTGCACCAGGCGCTCGCCAGCGACGGCCCCGGCCGGGCCGAGTGGTTCGGCCGTTTCATCACCCGCTACCGCAGTGCCGGGCTGGCCGCGCCGCGGCCACGGCCGCTGACGCCCGCCGCTTTCGACAAGCGCCTGACCGGGCGCGGCGTGCTGCTGCGGCACCCGCTGAGCCGCTTCGCCTTCCTGCCCCGCGGCCGCCAGGCCCGCCTGTTCGTGGCCGGGGAATCGCATCCGGCCCCCCTGGCCCTGGCCCGGCGCCTGTGCGTGCCCGAACCGCTGGCACTGTCCGAGGTCGCGGCACTGGACGAGGACGGGCGCGCGCTGGTCCGGACCCTGGTCAACGCCGGCCATCTGGAGTTCGGCCGGTGA
- a CDS encoding BolA/IbaG family iron-sulfur metabolism protein: MDAEQIRRLIQTALPEAQVEVHGEDGVHFEALVVSAAFAGQRPLQRHRQVYAALGDLMGGAIHALALRTLTPDEAADQAPR, encoded by the coding sequence ATGGATGCTGAACAGATCCGTCGCCTGATCCAGACCGCCCTTCCCGAAGCGCAGGTCGAAGTCCACGGCGAGGACGGCGTGCACTTCGAGGCCCTGGTGGTAAGCGCCGCATTCGCCGGCCAGCGCCCGTTGCAGCGCCATCGGCAGGTCTATGCGGCACTGGGGGATCTCATGGGTGGCGCCATCCATGCGCTGGCGCTGAGGACCCTGACGCCCGACGAAGCGGCCGACCAGGCGCCCCGGTGA
- the sucB gene encoding dihydrolipoyllysine-residue succinyltransferase has product MSLEVKVPVLPESVADAVIAAWHKKVGDSVRRDENLVDLETDKVVLEVPAPADGVLKEILKKDGDTVTGQQVIAIIEQGAVAEAGKDEPAKADPGKAGSGTQDPAKAAAAAAPAKQGTAELSPAAQRVASQHQVDPGSVEGTGRGGRVIKEDVQRALSGGSAPAPGARGERRVPMTRMRTRIAERMMESKNSIAMLTSFNEVNLAAVSRLRKEHGEAFEKAHGVRLGFMSFFVKAAAEALRRHPVVNASTEGNDILYHDFADISIAVSTDRGLVTPVLRNAETLGFAEIEAAIAGYAKKAREGGLALEDLQGGTFTITNGGVFGSLLSTPIVNPPQSAILGMHTIKERAIVEKGQVVAAPMMYIALSYDHRIIDGKDAVTFLVDIKNQLEDPSRMLFGL; this is encoded by the coding sequence ATGAGCCTCGAAGTCAAAGTCCCGGTCCTGCCCGAGTCGGTCGCCGACGCCGTCATCGCCGCCTGGCACAAGAAGGTGGGCGACAGCGTGCGCCGCGACGAGAACCTGGTCGACCTGGAGACCGACAAGGTGGTGCTGGAGGTGCCGGCGCCCGCGGACGGCGTCCTCAAGGAGATCCTCAAGAAGGATGGCGACACTGTGACCGGCCAGCAGGTGATCGCAATCATCGAGCAGGGCGCGGTCGCCGAGGCCGGCAAGGACGAACCCGCCAAGGCCGACCCTGGCAAGGCGGGGTCCGGCACGCAGGATCCGGCGAAGGCTGCCGCAGCGGCGGCGCCGGCGAAGCAGGGCACGGCCGAACTGTCGCCCGCCGCGCAGCGCGTCGCCAGCCAGCACCAGGTCGATCCGGGCAGCGTCGAGGGCACCGGCCGCGGCGGGCGGGTGATCAAGGAGGACGTGCAGCGCGCGCTGTCCGGCGGCAGCGCGCCGGCGCCTGGCGCCCGCGGCGAGCGCCGCGTGCCGATGACCCGCATGCGCACCCGTATCGCCGAGCGCATGATGGAATCGAAGAATTCCATCGCCATGTTGACCTCGTTCAACGAGGTCAACCTTGCCGCGGTGTCGCGCCTGAGAAAGGAGCACGGCGAGGCCTTCGAGAAGGCCCATGGCGTGCGCCTGGGCTTCATGAGCTTCTTCGTCAAGGCGGCCGCCGAGGCGCTGCGCCGGCACCCGGTGGTGAACGCCTCCACCGAGGGCAACGACATCCTCTACCACGACTTTGCCGACATCTCGATCGCGGTGTCGACCGACCGCGGCCTGGTCACGCCGGTGCTGCGCAACGCCGAGACCCTGGGCTTCGCGGAGATCGAGGCGGCGATCGCCGGCTACGCGAAGAAGGCGCGCGAGGGCGGCCTGGCGCTCGAGGACCTGCAGGGCGGCACCTTCACCATCACCAACGGCGGCGTGTTCGGCTCGCTGCTGTCGACGCCGATCGTCAATCCGCCTCAGAGCGCCATCCTGGGCATGCACACCATCAAGGAGCGCGCGATCGTCGAGAAGGGCCAGGTGGTCGCCGCGCCGATGATGTACATCGCGCTCAGCTACGACCACCGGATCATCGACGGCAAGGACGCGGTCACCTTCCTGGTCGACATCAAGAACCAGCTCGAGGATCCCAGCCGGATGCTGTTCGGGCTGTGA
- the purB gene encoding adenylosuccinate lyase encodes MDHSPLTALSPLDGRYAGKVDALRPLLSEFGLIHARVRVEVEWLIALSDEPGIAALPAFDEATRARLRALADGFDATKAQRVKAIERTTNHDVKAVEYFLKESLQGDPALAPALEFIHFACTSEDINNLAYGLMLSASRTRVMAPALAAVAQRLRALAHGHAGTPMLSRTHGQTASPTTLGKELANVLARLRRQQGQFDAVELLGKANGAVGNFNAHAIAYPEVDWPALSRRFVEGLGLAFNPWTTQIEPHDCIAELCDAQRRVNTVLIDLCRDVWGYISLGYFSQAVKAGEVGSSTMPHKVNPIDFENAEGNFGVANALLGHFAEKLPISRWQRDLTDSTVLRALGTGFGHALVALDALCRGLDKLSANPARLAADLDNAWEVLAEAVQTVMRRHGLPEPYEQLKAFSRGRSITADSLREFIAGLDLPDDERARLLALTPADYTGLAQRLALDI; translated from the coding sequence ATGGACCACAGCCCGCTCACCGCCCTCTCGCCGCTCGACGGCCGCTACGCCGGCAAGGTCGACGCCCTGCGCCCGCTGCTCAGCGAGTTCGGCCTGATCCACGCGCGCGTCCGGGTCGAGGTCGAATGGCTGATCGCGCTATCCGACGAGCCGGGCATCGCCGCCCTACCCGCCTTCGACGAAGCCACCCGCGCCCGCCTGCGCGCCCTGGCCGACGGCTTCGACGCCACGAAGGCGCAACGCGTCAAGGCGATCGAACGCACCACCAACCACGACGTCAAGGCGGTCGAGTACTTCCTGAAGGAAAGCCTGCAGGGCGATCCGGCGCTGGCGCCTGCCCTGGAGTTCATCCACTTCGCGTGCACCTCCGAGGACATCAACAACCTGGCCTACGGGCTGATGCTGTCCGCGTCGCGCACGCGGGTGATGGCACCGGCGCTGGCTGCGGTGGCGCAGCGGCTGCGGGCCCTGGCGCACGGCCACGCCGGCACGCCGATGCTGTCGCGCACCCACGGCCAGACCGCGTCGCCGACCACGCTCGGCAAGGAGCTGGCCAACGTCCTGGCCCGCCTGCGCCGCCAGCAGGGCCAGTTCGACGCGGTGGAACTGCTCGGCAAGGCGAACGGCGCGGTCGGCAACTTCAACGCCCACGCCATCGCCTACCCCGAGGTCGACTGGCCGGCGCTGTCGCGCCGCTTCGTCGAGGGCCTGGGACTGGCATTCAACCCCTGGACCACGCAGATCGAGCCTCACGACTGCATCGCCGAGCTGTGCGACGCGCAGCGCCGCGTCAACACCGTGCTGATCGACCTGTGCCGCGACGTCTGGGGCTACATCTCGCTGGGCTATTTCAGCCAGGCGGTGAAGGCCGGCGAGGTCGGCTCCTCGACCATGCCGCACAAGGTCAATCCGATCGACTTCGAGAACGCCGAGGGCAATTTCGGCGTCGCCAATGCCCTGCTCGGCCATTTCGCGGAGAAGCTGCCGATCAGCCGCTGGCAGCGCGACCTCACCGACTCCACCGTGCTGCGCGCGCTGGGCACCGGCTTCGGCCACGCCCTGGTGGCACTGGACGCGCTGTGCCGCGGTCTGGACAAGCTGTCCGCCAACCCGGCACGCCTTGCCGCCGACCTCGACAACGCCTGGGAGGTGCTCGCCGAGGCGGTGCAGACGGTGATGCGTCGCCACGGCCTGCCCGAGCCCTACGAGCAGCTCAAGGCGTTCAGCCGGGGTCGCAGCATCACTGCCGACAGCCTGCGCGAGTTCATCGCCGGCCTCGACCTTCCGGACGACGAGCGCGCGCGCCTGCTGGCGCTGACCCCGGCCGATTACACGGGCCTGGCGCAGCGCCTGGCCCTGGACATCTGA
- a CDS encoding YdcF family protein, with protein MIVLAKLAGALLYPLNLALLVGLTAVLLRRRPRLAGALAAFALAWLWLWSTPWLAQHAARSLEHGHPPALPTDLPAADLIVLLGGLSDPATPPARPDPDLNAAADRAWFAARLWHAGRAPVILCSGGRAPLSGASDPECPGVVRLLVDFGVPEAAIAVEPASRTTRENATETAAAVDRLLGEGRIPGRRLLLVTSARHLPRALVAFDRAGLDAIPAATDHAGRPGRPFALADLLPNPGALALSTSVWHEWLGRVWYALWRGS; from the coding sequence ATGATCGTGCTCGCCAAGCTCGCCGGCGCCCTGCTCTACCCGCTCAACCTGGCCCTGCTGGTCGGCCTCACGGCCGTGCTGCTGCGCCGTCGACCGCGCCTGGCCGGGGCGCTTGCGGCGTTCGCGCTGGCCTGGCTGTGGCTGTGGTCGACGCCCTGGCTGGCCCAGCACGCGGCGCGCAGCCTCGAGCACGGCCACCCGCCGGCGCTGCCCACCGACCTGCCGGCGGCCGATCTGATCGTGCTGCTCGGCGGCCTGTCCGACCCGGCCACGCCGCCCGCCCGCCCCGATCCCGACCTCAATGCGGCGGCGGACCGCGCCTGGTTCGCCGCCCGACTGTGGCATGCCGGCCGGGCACCGGTGATCCTGTGTTCGGGCGGCCGTGCGCCGCTGTCCGGCGCCAGCGACCCCGAATGCCCCGGTGTCGTCCGCCTGCTGGTCGACTTCGGCGTGCCCGAGGCAGCGATCGCCGTGGAGCCGGCAAGCCGGACCACGCGCGAGAACGCCACGGAAACCGCAGCAGCGGTGGACCGCCTGCTCGGTGAGGGCCGCATCCCGGGTCGTCGCCTGCTGCTGGTCACCTCGGCCCGCCACCTGCCGCGCGCCCTGGTCGCGTTCGACCGGGCCGGCCTGGACGCGATCCCGGCGGCCACCGACCACGCCGGACGACCCGGGCGACCCTTCGCGCTCGCCGACCTCCTGCCCAACCCGGGCGCCCTGGCGCTGAGCACCTCGGTCTGGCACGAATGGCTGGGCAGGGTCTGGTACGCGCTCTGGAGGGGATCCTGA